One window of Labrys wisconsinensis genomic DNA carries:
- the hpaH gene encoding 2-oxo-hept-4-ene-1,7-dioate hydratase, whose translation MLSPDEIEDAARRLQEAERTRRQIDLLSLEFPAATMDDAYAVQAALIRRKLAAGRRTRGWKIGLTSRAMQSALSIDIPDSGVLLDDMVFADSATIPPDRFIQPRVEAEIAFVMKAPLAGPDVTIFDVLNATDYIAPALEILDTRIRRTDPATGRTRTVFDTIADNAANAGIVMGGRPLRPLDTDMRWIGAIVSRNGVVEETGLGAGVLNHPATGVAWLANRLARYGSAIAAGEIVLSGSFIRPVEARHGDTIVADFGPFGTVSVYFG comes from the coding sequence ATGCTCAGCCCCGACGAGATCGAGGACGCCGCACGGCGCCTGCAGGAGGCCGAGCGGACGCGGCGGCAGATCGACCTGCTCAGCCTGGAATTTCCCGCGGCGACGATGGACGATGCCTATGCCGTCCAGGCCGCGCTCATCCGCCGCAAGCTCGCCGCCGGGCGCCGCACGCGCGGCTGGAAGATCGGCCTGACCTCGCGGGCCATGCAGTCGGCCCTTTCCATCGACATTCCCGATTCCGGCGTGCTGCTCGACGACATGGTCTTTGCCGACAGCGCCACCATCCCGCCCGACCGTTTCATCCAGCCGCGCGTCGAGGCCGAGATCGCCTTCGTCATGAAGGCCCCGCTCGCCGGCCCCGACGTGACCATCTTCGACGTGCTCAACGCCACCGACTACATCGCGCCGGCCCTGGAGATCCTGGACACGCGCATCCGCCGCACCGATCCCGCGACCGGCAGGACGCGCACCGTCTTCGACACCATCGCCGACAATGCCGCCAATGCCGGCATCGTCATGGGCGGGCGGCCGCTGCGGCCGCTCGATACGGATATGCGCTGGATCGGCGCCATCGTCTCGCGCAACGGCGTGGTCGAGGAGACGGGCCTGGGCGCGGGCGTGCTCAACCACCCGGCAACGGGCGTGGCCTGGCTTGCCAACCGCCTCGCCCGCTACGGCTCGGCCATCGCCGCCGGCGAGATCGTGCTCTCCGGCTCCTTCATCCGCCCGGTCGAAGCCCGCCACGGCGACACGATCGTCGCCGATTTCGGGCCGTTCGGCACGGTCAGCGTCTATTTCGGCTGA